Within Oxobacter pfennigii, the genomic segment TACAAGGCCTGCTGGCCCTGGATGGCATTATACAGCAGCATTCTGCCCTGCGTGGCGCTGGTAACATTGCCTGCAGGAGCTTATATGGTGCTGACAGGCGCCTCAACACTTCCGGATCTGGTGCTGGTTCTATGCATGTCTTTTTCCGTGGGTCCCCTGTTTTTAAAAGCGCTGAGTTTTATGTCCACCTTGCCCCAGATCAACTACAAAATTGAAACCCTTGAAAACATGCTAACTGCTCCACCCCTTTTTCAGACCGGCAAACCCTTTACCGGGAAAGACCGCTCCATAGAATTTGAGGATGTTCGTTTTGCCTACAAAGATGAGGAAGTCCTTCACGGTATCTCTCTGAAAGTAAAAGAGGGCAGTCTTGTGGCCCTTGTCGGAGAGTCGGGAAGCGGAAAGTCGACCCTTGCCAAGCTCCTCGTTCATTTTTATGATGTAAGTACCGGTGCGGTTAAAATAGGCGGGCAGGATATCCGTCATATGAGTATCGAAGCCCTTAATAATGAGATATCCTATGTTGCTCAGGAGCAGTTTTTGTTCAACATCAGCCTTTTGGAAAACATACGCTTAGGTAAACTGGATGCAACGGACGAAGAGGTGATGGAAGCTGCGCAAAAGGCCCAATGCGGCGAGTTTCTGGCAAGGCTTGAAAATAACATCCATACCATGGCCGGAGACGGCGGAAAGCAGCTTTCCGGCGGGGAGCGCCAGCGTATATCCCTTGCCCGGGCCATATTGAAAAACGCGCCTATTATTGTTCTGGACGAGGCAACGGCTTTCATGGATCCGGAAAACGAGGAGAAAATGAATAACGCCATAGCCGAACTCATTGAAGATAAAACCGTAATCGTCATTGCCCACCGTTTGCATTCCATCATGAACGCAGATATGATTTGTGTGCTGGATGCCGGCAATCTTGCCGCAGCAGGTACCCACCATGAGCTTCTTGAAAACTCCCCTGTGTATCAAAAGATCTGGCAGGCGGCGGAGGACAGCGCCAACTGGAAAGTAACCACAGCAAAGGGAGGGGAAGAAGTATGATTGTTTTATTGAAAAGGCTCCTTGATTTTTGCGGCAAGTACAAAGGCAGAGTGCTTCTGGCTTTTGTGTTTTCCTTTTTAAAAGCGCTGCTGCTCAAAGCGCCTATTGGCTTTGCCTTTGTTATGCTAAGCGCATTTTACAACGGTGAGGCAACCCCTTTATTATGCTTACGGATTGGAATTGCAATGGCAGGCAGCGTGCTTCTGCAAATTGCGTTTACTCATATCGCCAACAGGCTACAATCTGCTGCCGGGTTTATGGTTTTAGCGGATAAACGCATGGAATTGGGCGCCCACCTGCGCAGAATGCCCATGGGCTATTTTACCGAAGGGAATATCGGCAAAATAAGCTCAGTTCTGTCCACCGATATGGTGTTTGTCGAAGAAAACAGCATTACGGTCCTGGCCGACTTTATGGGTTATATCTTTGCCGAAGCCATCATGGTGCTGTTTTTGATGATTTTCAATGTGTGGCTGGGACTTGCGGCCATGGCTGTTATCCTTGTGGTGCTGCTGATTGCAAAGGGGATGGAAAAAGAAGCCCTTGAGGATTCCCACATCCGCCAGGAACAAAGCGAGAAT encodes:
- a CDS encoding ABC transporter ATP-binding protein, giving the protein MFNKVLEYTGEYRKTTYAAIAAMLVGLVMSVAPFLFAYQIIRSLLIKEPLSAAHVAVIVCAIAACGVLYAVFYLWGLELSHKSAYNTLKNLRISLQGKLEAQPLGIIQDKGTGSIKKMFIDDIETIELLLAHSLPEGVANLTVPVLVFAGMFFVDWKLAFLSLCTLPLGILFMGIMYKIGMGSMNNYYEAARKMNNTIVEYINGMEVVKVFNRDGESYHRFEKDVKSYRDFTLAWYKACWPWMALYSSILPCVALVTLPAGAYMVLTGASTLPDLVLVLCMSFSVGPLFLKALSFMSTLPQINYKIETLENMLTAPPLFQTGKPFTGKDRSIEFEDVRFAYKDEEVLHGISLKVKEGSLVALVGESGSGKSTLAKLLVHFYDVSTGAVKIGGQDIRHMSIEALNNEISYVAQEQFLFNISLLENIRLGKLDATDEEVMEAAQKAQCGEFLARLENNIHTMAGDGGKQLSGGERQRISLARAILKNAPIIVLDEATAFMDPENEEKMNNAIAELIEDKTVIVIAHRLHSIMNADMICVLDAGNLAAAGTHHELLENSPVYQKIWQAAEDSANWKVTTAKGGEEV